A single genomic interval of Helianthus annuus cultivar XRQ/B chromosome 13, HanXRQr2.0-SUNRISE, whole genome shotgun sequence harbors:
- the LOC110899479 gene encoding cellulose synthase-like protein G3 yields the protein MGTLLNTYQQMPCTTFNRMFAIIYSFAILALIYHHFLTLIHHSTAFISVVTATSLLISDLILAFMWATTTSFRLRPILRQVYPENLEKVLRKQDFPAIDIFICTADPYKEPPINVVNTALSLMAYDYPPEKMSVYVSDDGGSELTLFAFMEAAKFAEIWLPFCRDSNIMDRRPEAYFNSNNHGKLDEHEIEEIKSIYESMKKRIKSVVERGEICLDYITDEQQRQIINKYRTPGFGRVNHPTIIQVLKESAKEVDNKGQLMPNLVYVSREKNKNFPHRFKAGALNSLLRVSAVMTNAPIVLTQDCDMYSNDPQTLKRVLCYISDPLTRPRLGYVQFPQRYHGVNKDDTYGGEVLRLFVVNAVGMDGLQGPNNFGSGCFFLRRAFFGGPTSMLQPEIQELRPDHVVKKPITAPPVIELAHHVAGCNYENDTKWGFQMGFMYGSLVEDYFTGYRLQCEGWKSIFCHPRRPAFLGDVPICLNDAVSQTKRWVIGLLEVNFSKYSPMVFGAQCMGFVMGLCYAHSGLWAILSIPIIIYSFLPQIALLNGVYIFPEVTDPWFLLYVFLFLGAYGQDCYDFILFDSTYKRWWNDQRMWLIKGLSSYPFGLVEYIIKQLGIATQGFNVTSKVQDDEQTKRYDQGLMEFGSHSPLFVPFTTASIVNLFALIFGMIRLLNDSSLEKLSAQMFIAGFGVLNSWPVYEAMILRSDEGKMPVKTIFISICFALVLCGGAFIVL from the exons ATGGGAACACTTCTTAACACATACCAACAAATGCCATGCACTACTTTCAACCGTATGTTTGCGataatttacagttttgccatccTCGCCCTTATCTATCACCATTTCCTCACCCTGATCCACCACTCCACCGCCTTCATCTCCGTCGTCACCGCCACCTCCCTCCTGATCTCCGATCTTATCCTCGCCTTCATGTGggccaccaccacctccttccGCCTCCGCCCTATCCTCCGACAAGTTTACCCCGAAAACTTAGAGAAAGTCCTCCGCAAACAAGACTTTCCAGCCATAGACATATTCATATGCACCGCGGATCCCTACAAAGAGCCACCTATTAACGTCGTTAACACCGCGTTGTCTCTTATGGCTTATGACTACCCTCCGGAGAAGATGTCGGTGTATGTTTCGGATGATGGCGGTTCTGAGCTTACTCTTTTTGCTTTCATGGAGGCTGCAAAGTTTGCAGAGATTTGGCTTCCATTTTGTAGGGATAGTAACATCATGGATAGACGTCCAGAAGCTTATTTTAACTCCAATAACCATGGGAAGCTGGATGAGCATGAGATCGAGGAGATTAAG TCTATTTATGAGAGTATGAAGAAAAGAATCAAGAGTGTTGTGGAGAGAGGTGAAATATGCCTTGACTACATTACGGATGAACAACAACGTCAAATTATCAACAAGTATCGGACCCCAGGGTTTGGTCGCGTAAACCATCCCACCATCATACAG GTAttaaaagagagtgcaaaagAAGTAGACAACAAGGGTCAATTGATGCCAAATCTTGTATATGTCTCAagagaaaaaaacaaaaacttcCCACACCGTTTCAAGGCTGGGGCTCTCAATTCCTTG cTTCGAGTATCGGCTGTTATGACCAATGCCCCTATAGTTCTTACTCAAGATTGTGACATGTATTCTAATGATCCTCAAACACTTAAGAGGGTGTTGTGTTATATTTCTGATCCGTTAACTCGGCCCAGATTAGGATATGTCCAATTCCCTCAACGTTATCATGGGGTCAACAAAGATGACACCTATGGTGGTGAAGTATTGCGTTTATTTGTAGTGAACGCGGTTGGGATGGATGGTTTACAAGGCCCTAATAATTTTGGAAGCGGGTGCTTCTTCCTTCGTCGGGCTTTCTTTGGAGGGCCCACATCCATGTTGCAACCAGAAATACAAGAACTAAGACCGGATCACGTGGTGAAGAAGCCAATTACCGCACCACCAGTTATAGAATTGGCTCACCATGTGGCTGGATGCAACTATGAAAACGACACCAAGTGGGGTTTCCAA ATGGGATTTATGTATGGGTCACTAGTAGAGGACTATTTCACTGGATATCGATTACAATGTGAAGGATGGAAGTCTATCTTTTGTCACCCGAGGAGACCGGCCTTTTTGGGCGATGTTCCAATCTGTCTCAACGATGCAGTCAGTCAAACAAAGAGATGGGTTATTGGGCTTCTTGAAGTCAACTTCTCAAAATACAGCCCAATGGTTTTTGGAGCCCAATGCATGGGCTTTGTTATGGGTTTATGCTATGCACATTCTGGTTTATGGGCCATTTTGTCTATTCCCATCATAATATACTCTTTCCTTCCTCAAATTGCCCTTTTAAATGGAGTTTACATATTCCCAGAG GTCACGGATCCATGGTTCTTGTTGTACGTTTTCCTCTTTCTTGGAGCCTATGGTCAAGATTGTTACGACTTCATCTTATTCGATAGCACATACAAGAGATGGTGGAATGATCAAAGGATGTGGTTGATAAAGGGACTCTCATCTTACCCATTTGGGCTTGTGGAGTACATAATCAAACAATTAGGGATAGCCACACAGGGATTCAATGTAACAAGCAAAGTGCAAGATGATGAACAAACCAAGAGGTATGATCAAGGTCTCATGGAGTTTGGGAGTCACTCCCCGTTGTTCGTACCTTTCACAACTGCGTCGATTGTCAACCTATTCGCGTTGATCTTTGGGATGATTCGTCTCTTGAACGACTCCAGTTTGGAAAAGTTGTCTGCGCAAATGTTTATTGCTGGTTTCGGGGTGTTGAACAGTTGGCCGGTTTACGAAGCTATGATACTAAGGAGTGACGAAGGAAAGATGCCGGTTAAAACCATCTTTATATCAATCTGTTTTGCGTTGGTTTTATGTGGCGGAGCTTTTATCGTACTATAA
- the LOC110899481 gene encoding cytochrome c oxidase subunit 5C-2-like, whose amino-acid sequence MGGGRVAHPVLKGPSVVKELVIGAVLGLAAGGLWKMHHWNEQRKTRAFYDLLEKGEISVVVEEEQ is encoded by the coding sequence ATGGGCGGTGGTAGGGTTGCTCACCCAGTCTTGAAAGGCCCTAGCGTGGTGAAGGAGCTGGTTATCGGGGCGGTGCTTGGGTTAGCTGCCGGTGGTTTATGGAAGATGCACCACTGGAACGAGCAGAGAAAAACAAGGGCCTTTTATGACTTGCTCGAAAAGGGTGAGATCAGTGTGGTCGTAGAAGAAGAACAATGA